The proteins below come from a single Rhodococcus sp. WMMA185 genomic window:
- a CDS encoding ABC transporter ATP-binding protein, which translates to MHSGSPQDALSLSNVTYRFGDFTAVKNLSLEIEAGECFGLLGPNGAGKTTTIRLLATLLPLQDGQVRVFGKDLRTQSMAVRRLLGYVPQQLSIEGALTARENVSWFARLYDVPRSERRSRVNEVLEMVDLGDVADRLASSFSGGMVRRLELAQALVNRPSLLVLDEPTVGLDPVARDSVWARVTDMQDQYRATVLLTTHYMEEAEALCDRVALMHRGELRALGSPAGLVAELGADSTLEDVFRHFTGDSLTEDEKGGLRNVRIARNVAHRLG; encoded by the coding sequence ATGCACTCGGGTTCACCTCAGGACGCACTGTCGTTGTCGAACGTGACCTACCGCTTCGGCGACTTCACGGCGGTGAAGAATCTGAGCCTCGAGATAGAAGCGGGGGAGTGCTTCGGGCTCCTCGGTCCCAACGGGGCGGGAAAGACGACGACAATCAGGCTGCTGGCTACTCTGCTTCCGTTGCAGGATGGTCAGGTGCGCGTCTTCGGGAAAGACTTGCGTACACAGTCTATGGCGGTACGCCGGCTACTCGGGTATGTGCCGCAACAGTTGTCGATCGAAGGAGCCCTGACTGCCCGCGAGAATGTCTCGTGGTTCGCGCGCCTGTACGACGTGCCTCGATCGGAGCGGCGAAGCCGGGTGAACGAGGTGCTCGAGATGGTCGACCTCGGCGACGTCGCCGACCGGCTCGCGTCCAGTTTCTCGGGCGGCATGGTCCGGCGACTCGAGCTCGCGCAGGCGTTGGTCAATCGGCCGTCACTGCTGGTTCTCGACGAACCGACGGTCGGGCTCGACCCGGTAGCGCGGGACTCGGTGTGGGCCCGGGTCACCGACATGCAGGACCAGTACCGGGCAACGGTGTTGCTCACCACTCACTACATGGAAGAAGCCGAGGCGCTGTGTGATCGCGTTGCGCTGATGCACCGAGGAGAGTTGCGGGCCCTGGGTTCGCCGGCCGGACTCGTAGCCGAACTCGGAGCGGATTCGACGCTCGAAGACGTCTTCCGCCACTTCACCGGCGACAGCCTCACCGAAGACGAGAAGGGAGGGCTCCGCAATGTCCGTATCGCCCGCAACGTCGCGCACCGTCTGGGTTGA
- a CDS encoding S9 family peptidase, with product MTAHGSKLAPPVAKTVPIERVHHGHTFIDEYEWLRDKDNPEVIAYLEAENAYTEQETAHLEAMRDQIFQEIKSRTLETDMSVPTRRGDWWYFARTIEGKQYGVQCRAPIANSDDWTPPELTPGVDLPGEQVLLDGNEEAKGHDFFSLGAFAISHDGTLLAYSVDVVGDERYTLRFKNLETGELLADEITGTAPGVTWAIDHNHVFYLTVDESWRPDTVWRHALGTDRSHDVSVFHEPDERFWVSVGSTRSEKYLMIWVGSKITTEGWVLESANPEGEFRVLLPRRQGVEYVVEHAVVAEEDRFLILHNGSIEGEKAENFVLTEAPVSDPTSQTTLIAHRSDVRLEEVDAFSDHLVLSYRREALTRLAIWPLTADGYGELREIEFDEELFSVGIGANPEWRQPTLRMGFTSFITPGQVYDYVPATGELALRKSQPVLGDFDANNYEQQRDWAVAEDGTRIPLSIVRRKSTGTDTPAPVLLYGYGSYEASMDPAFSVARLSLLDRGVVFVVAHVRGGGEMGRHWYENGKTLTKKNTFTDFVSCARHLIDTGHTTARQMIADGGSAGGLLVGAVANLAPELFAGILANVPFVDPLTSILDPSLPLTVIEWDEWGNPLEHPEVYEYMRSYSPYENVEAKRYPAILAITSLNDTRVLYVEPAKWVAKLRATKIGDAPLLLKTEMSAGHGGVSGRYEKWKEVAFEFAWVLDRIT from the coding sequence ATGACGGCCCACGGATCGAAGCTAGCCCCTCCCGTCGCAAAGACTGTTCCCATTGAACGCGTCCATCACGGGCACACCTTCATCGACGAGTACGAATGGTTGCGGGACAAGGATAATCCCGAAGTAATCGCCTATCTCGAGGCGGAGAACGCGTACACCGAGCAGGAGACCGCCCACCTGGAAGCGATGCGGGATCAGATCTTCCAGGAGATCAAGTCGCGGACGCTGGAAACCGACATGTCGGTGCCCACTCGGAGGGGCGACTGGTGGTACTTCGCCCGCACGATCGAGGGCAAGCAGTACGGAGTGCAGTGCAGGGCTCCGATCGCCAATTCTGACGACTGGACTCCACCTGAGTTGACTCCGGGTGTCGACCTCCCGGGTGAGCAGGTCCTGCTCGACGGCAACGAAGAGGCGAAGGGCCACGACTTCTTCTCCCTCGGCGCCTTCGCGATCAGCCATGACGGCACGCTGCTCGCATACTCCGTGGACGTGGTCGGCGACGAGCGCTACACACTGCGCTTCAAGAACCTCGAAACCGGTGAACTCCTGGCCGACGAGATCACCGGTACCGCTCCCGGGGTCACCTGGGCCATCGACCACAATCACGTCTTCTATCTGACCGTCGACGAGTCATGGCGTCCGGACACCGTGTGGCGGCATGCGCTCGGCACTGACCGGAGTCACGACGTCTCCGTGTTCCACGAACCGGACGAGCGGTTCTGGGTTTCGGTGGGGTCCACTCGAAGCGAGAAGTACCTCATGATCTGGGTGGGTTCGAAGATCACCACTGAAGGCTGGGTGCTCGAATCAGCCAACCCCGAGGGCGAATTCCGTGTGTTGTTGCCCCGCCGCCAGGGCGTCGAATACGTGGTCGAGCACGCGGTGGTCGCGGAGGAAGATCGCTTCCTGATCCTGCACAACGGCTCGATCGAGGGAGAGAAGGCGGAGAACTTTGTACTGACCGAGGCACCGGTCTCCGACCCGACATCGCAGACGACGCTCATCGCACACAGGTCTGATGTCCGGTTGGAAGAGGTCGATGCCTTCTCCGATCACCTCGTGCTCAGTTACCGACGTGAAGCATTGACCCGACTCGCCATCTGGCCGCTCACCGCAGACGGCTACGGCGAACTGAGGGAGATCGAATTCGACGAGGAACTGTTCAGCGTCGGGATCGGTGCCAATCCCGAATGGCGACAGCCCACACTGCGGATGGGGTTCACGTCATTCATCACCCCGGGCCAGGTGTACGACTACGTGCCCGCGACGGGTGAACTCGCGCTGCGAAAGTCCCAGCCGGTCCTCGGTGACTTCGATGCGAACAATTATGAGCAGCAACGCGATTGGGCAGTTGCAGAAGATGGGACCAGAATCCCGCTGTCGATCGTTCGGAGGAAGTCGACAGGTACCGACACGCCCGCTCCGGTGCTCCTCTACGGGTACGGCTCCTATGAGGCCAGCATGGACCCCGCCTTCTCTGTCGCGCGACTGTCACTGCTGGACCGCGGCGTGGTGTTCGTTGTCGCTCACGTGCGTGGCGGCGGCGAGATGGGCAGGCACTGGTACGAGAACGGCAAGACGCTCACGAAGAAGAACACTTTCACCGACTTCGTTTCGTGTGCAAGACATTTGATTGATACCGGCCACACCACGGCGCGGCAGATGATTGCCGACGGTGGCAGTGCCGGTGGCCTGCTGGTGGGTGCGGTGGCGAATCTGGCTCCCGAACTGTTCGCAGGGATCCTCGCCAACGTGCCGTTCGTCGACCCGCTCACCTCGATTCTGGACCCGTCTCTGCCGCTGACTGTCATCGAGTGGGACGAGTGGGGAAATCCCTTGGAGCACCCCGAGGTATACGAGTACATGCGCTCGTACAGCCCCTACGAGAACGTCGAGGCCAAGAGGTATCCCGCAATACTCGCGATCACCAGCCTCAACGACACCAGGGTGCTCTATGTGGAGCCGGCAAAGTGGGTCGCCAAGTTGCGCGCCACCAAGATTGGTGACGCACCGCTGCTCCTCAAGACCGAAATGAGTGCCGGGCACGGCGGTGTCAGCGGACGCTACGAGAAATGGAAGGAAGTAGCGTTCGAGTTCGCCTGGGTGCTGGACAGGATCACCTGA
- a CDS encoding response regulator — MIRVMIVEDEPLIAQAHRAYIERVPGFSVHSVVHDARAAIRTVAAASVGDDPIDLVLLDIGLPDASGLDVAATLSGMRPSPDVIAVTSARDLEIVRTAVARGVALYLLKPFTFTAFRDKLERYREFRNALPTGGNALSQHDIDRAISALRTSDERAVSPKGVAPQTLDHVSACIRDADGPMTAAETAAAIGVSRVTAWRYLERLADAGVLVRHTEYGRAGRPQIRYTMR, encoded by the coding sequence GTGATCCGGGTGATGATCGTCGAAGACGAACCACTGATCGCCCAAGCACATCGCGCCTATATCGAACGAGTACCGGGGTTTTCGGTGCATTCGGTCGTCCACGACGCAAGAGCGGCCATTCGCACGGTCGCGGCCGCGAGTGTCGGCGACGATCCCATCGACCTCGTCCTCCTCGACATCGGATTGCCGGACGCCAGTGGACTCGACGTCGCAGCCACACTGAGCGGAATGCGGCCCAGCCCCGACGTCATCGCCGTAACCTCGGCCCGTGACCTCGAGATCGTCCGGACCGCTGTGGCGCGGGGAGTCGCGCTGTATCTGCTGAAACCGTTCACATTCACGGCGTTTCGCGACAAGCTCGAACGCTACCGAGAATTTCGCAACGCGCTGCCTACTGGTGGCAACGCGCTGAGCCAACACGATATCGACCGAGCGATTTCCGCCCTCCGCACTTCCGACGAACGCGCGGTGTCGCCCAAAGGTGTAGCACCACAGACTCTCGACCACGTGTCGGCATGCATCCGGGATGCGGACGGACCAATGACCGCGGCCGAGACAGCCGCTGCGATCGGGGTTTCTCGGGTCACCGCCTGGCGATATCTGGAACGTCTCGCCGACGCCGGCGTCCTCGTCCGGCACACCGAGTATGGCCGCGCGGGCAGGCCGCAGATCCGATACACGATGCGCTGA
- a CDS encoding sensor histidine kinase: protein MSVAGQLFLLQLVVLVLVIGVGTALAVIDQRHENDESAERAVTAVATTLALSNGTVEALQTPDPTAVLQPETELIRLATGIDFIVVMTPEGVRYTHTNPEMIGGIFSGNTERALAGETFTETYAGSLGPSVRTVAPVFDDGRIVGLVSAGVTRERIGHQLTDSLPTIFSVAAIGLVISAFGAFVLSRRLRRQTLGMAPDELRRMYEHHDAVLHSIGEGLVVLGRDTGDSAEAEVVNDEARRLLDLPEGRVPVSALPASLRHQQEGDSRDETHLTADRVLLVSREPVERNGHRVGTVLTLRDRTELQSIMGELDSVRGFAESLRSQAHESANRLHTIITMVELGRYEDAIAFATEDLRLSQVLIDRLMTAVHEPALAALLLGKVGVAAERGVDLTVTDDTALGPVTRLSARELVTLVGNLVDNAIDAAGSTNSPGSDAWVEVSVREENSMLVVQVADSGPGIPVGELDKYAVRGYSTKSGPRGLGLALVAQVVARHNGTLRTEPSLGSMVVVEIPVEGATL, encoded by the coding sequence ATTAGCGTGGCCGGGCAGCTCTTCCTCCTGCAACTTGTCGTATTGGTACTGGTCATCGGGGTGGGGACGGCACTTGCCGTCATAGACCAGCGCCACGAGAACGACGAATCCGCTGAGCGCGCGGTGACCGCCGTCGCCACGACGCTCGCGCTGTCGAACGGCACCGTCGAAGCCCTGCAGACCCCCGATCCGACTGCGGTCCTGCAGCCCGAGACAGAGCTGATCCGTCTCGCCACGGGCATCGATTTCATCGTGGTGATGACGCCTGAAGGCGTTCGATATACGCACACCAATCCCGAGATGATCGGCGGAATCTTCTCCGGAAACACCGAACGAGCCCTCGCCGGAGAGACATTCACCGAGACGTACGCCGGCTCGCTCGGGCCGTCCGTCCGAACGGTTGCGCCAGTCTTCGACGACGGGCGGATCGTCGGCCTCGTCTCCGCGGGAGTCACCCGCGAGAGGATCGGCCACCAGCTGACCGACAGCCTGCCGACCATCTTCTCCGTCGCCGCGATCGGGCTGGTGATATCAGCGTTCGGAGCCTTCGTTCTGAGCCGACGCCTGCGCCGTCAGACCCTGGGCATGGCACCCGACGAACTGCGCCGCATGTACGAGCACCACGACGCCGTCCTGCATTCGATCGGTGAGGGCCTGGTGGTACTCGGCCGCGACACCGGCGATTCCGCTGAAGCCGAAGTCGTAAACGACGAGGCTCGCAGGCTGCTCGACCTCCCCGAAGGCAGGGTACCGGTCTCCGCTCTCCCTGCTTCGCTGCGGCACCAGCAGGAAGGTGACTCTCGGGACGAAACACATCTGACCGCCGACCGTGTGCTTCTGGTCAGCCGGGAACCGGTAGAACGGAACGGACACCGCGTCGGTACCGTGCTGACATTGCGTGACCGCACCGAACTGCAAAGCATCATGGGTGAACTCGATTCGGTACGCGGATTCGCCGAATCGCTCCGGTCGCAAGCTCACGAATCCGCCAACCGACTACACACGATCATCACGATGGTCGAACTGGGCCGCTACGAGGACGCCATCGCGTTCGCGACCGAGGATCTGCGGTTGTCGCAGGTTCTGATCGACCGTCTGATGACTGCGGTGCACGAACCCGCGCTCGCCGCACTCCTGCTCGGCAAAGTGGGCGTAGCCGCCGAACGCGGCGTCGATCTGACCGTCACGGACGACACCGCCCTCGGGCCGGTGACCCGGCTCAGCGCCCGTGAACTCGTCACGCTGGTAGGAAATCTCGTCGACAACGCGATCGACGCTGCCGGCAGTACGAACTCTCCCGGATCTGACGCCTGGGTGGAAGTGAGTGTTCGAGAGGAGAACTCGATGCTGGTCGTGCAGGTAGCGGACAGCGGCCCCGGAATTCCCGTCGGCGAACTCGACAAGTATGCCGTGCGGGGCTATTCCACCAAGTCCGGTCCACGCGGGCTGGGACTGGCACTCGTTGCCCAGGTGGTGGCCCGGCACAACGGAACCCTCCGCACCGAACCGTCGCTCGGATCGATGGTCGTGGTCGAGATTCCCGTCGAGGGAGCGACATTGTGA
- a CDS encoding phosphoribosylaminoimidazolesuccinocarboxamide synthase, with the protein MRPSLDSYPHLTGGKVRDLYTIDDEHLLLVASDRISAYDHVLSTPIPDKGRVLTAMSVLFFGILGGNNHLAGEPDDSRIPESVLGRALVVRKLDMIPIECVARGYLTGSGLIDYLESGAVCGVELPEGLVEASQLPDPIFTPASKADVGAHDENITFAAVVDKVGQDLAVKLRDDTLDVYGRASNFAADRGIILADTKLEFGLDQEGNLVLADEVLTPDSSRYWPAEGYEAGRVQPSFDKQFVRNWLTSPESGWDRASDSPPPPLPTEIVEATRARYIEAYERISGMSFDEWVG; encoded by the coding sequence GTGCGCCCCTCACTCGATTCATACCCGCATCTGACAGGTGGAAAGGTCCGCGACCTCTACACGATCGACGACGAGCACCTCCTGTTGGTTGCGAGCGATCGAATCTCCGCATACGACCACGTCCTCAGTACGCCTATCCCGGACAAGGGTCGGGTGCTCACCGCGATGAGCGTCCTCTTCTTCGGCATCCTCGGCGGCAACAACCATCTGGCCGGGGAGCCCGACGACAGTCGGATCCCCGAGTCCGTTCTCGGCCGCGCATTGGTCGTCCGGAAACTGGACATGATTCCGATCGAGTGTGTCGCCCGCGGATACCTCACCGGGTCCGGGTTGATCGACTACCTGGAATCCGGCGCGGTGTGTGGCGTCGAATTGCCCGAAGGTCTGGTCGAGGCCAGCCAGCTCCCGGATCCGATCTTCACCCCTGCCAGCAAGGCAGATGTCGGTGCCCACGACGAGAACATCACCTTCGCCGCAGTTGTCGACAAGGTGGGGCAAGATCTGGCCGTCAAGCTGCGTGACGACACTCTCGACGTCTATGGCCGTGCCTCGAACTTCGCCGCCGACCGAGGCATCATTCTCGCCGACACCAAGCTCGAGTTCGGCCTGGACCAGGAGGGCAATCTGGTGCTGGCCGACGAGGTACTCACCCCCGACTCTTCTCGGTACTGGCCGGCCGAAGGGTACGAGGCCGGCAGGGTTCAGCCGAGCTTCGACAAGCAGTTCGTGCGCAACTGGCTCACCAGCCCGGAATCCGGCTGGGACCGCGCCTCGGACAGTCCCCCGCCGCCCCTGCCTACCGAGATCGTGGAGGCGACACGTGCCCGCTACATCGAGGCTTACGAGCGGATTTCGGGAATGTCGTTCGACGAGTGGGTGGGCTGA
- a CDS encoding MDR family MFS transporter yields the protein MRTVTAKADVGFRSERGLILASLMLAMALVALDTTIISTSVYIIAGDLGGFAQFPWLFSIYLLTQAISVPVYGKLADIFGRKPMMLIGIALFSVGSMLCGLAWSMPALIAFRALQGLGGGALQPMSLTIAGDIYTTTERPKAQAYLSSVWGIASVIGPTVGGLFSEYLSWRWIFFVNIPICLLAAAMLIRNFHEKRERVDRSIDYAGAGILAAGTTLLILGLLSGGHEWAWGSPISLGIFTAGGGLLIVFALVERRAREPVLPLWVLTRRVLAASTLVSLLLGAIVLGLTTYIPTFAQGVFGTSAVVAGFALATLTIGWPLVSGQAGRVYLRYGFRLTATAGSLIVVIGAGLTATLSLHSAVWQAAIFCFVIGCGIGLVASPTLIAAQSSVGWSERGVVTSTNMFGRSIGSALGVALFGALVNTRLGGADNPAPTALAEALHLVFLALVVAAVMLVLASAAMPKFAPNPDSAPRAPVSRGPVSRGPR from the coding sequence ATGCGAACTGTTACAGCCAAGGCTGACGTGGGGTTCCGTTCTGAACGCGGCCTGATCCTCGCTTCACTGATGCTCGCGATGGCGCTGGTTGCGCTCGATACAACGATCATCTCGACCTCGGTGTACATCATCGCGGGAGACCTCGGTGGATTCGCGCAGTTCCCATGGCTGTTCTCGATCTATCTGCTGACGCAGGCCATATCGGTGCCGGTCTACGGCAAATTGGCAGACATCTTCGGCCGGAAACCGATGATGCTGATCGGCATCGCTCTATTCAGCGTGGGTTCCATGCTGTGCGGGCTTGCGTGGAGCATGCCCGCCTTGATCGCGTTCCGAGCACTGCAGGGCCTGGGCGGTGGGGCCCTGCAACCGATGAGCCTCACCATCGCGGGGGACATCTACACAACCACCGAGCGCCCGAAGGCCCAGGCCTATCTGTCGAGCGTCTGGGGGATTGCGTCGGTGATCGGTCCCACCGTTGGCGGACTGTTCTCCGAGTACCTGTCGTGGCGGTGGATCTTCTTCGTCAATATTCCGATTTGCCTGCTCGCGGCCGCGATGTTGATCCGCAACTTCCACGAGAAGCGGGAACGGGTGGACAGGTCGATCGATTACGCCGGTGCGGGCATCCTGGCCGCAGGCACCACGCTGCTCATCCTGGGGCTGCTCTCGGGCGGACACGAATGGGCGTGGGGTTCGCCGATCAGCCTCGGGATCTTCACCGCGGGCGGCGGACTCCTGATCGTCTTCGCGCTGGTGGAACGCCGGGCTCGTGAGCCGGTACTACCGCTGTGGGTGCTCACCAGGCGCGTCCTCGCAGCAAGCACGCTCGTCTCGCTTCTCCTCGGCGCAATCGTCCTGGGCCTGACCACTTACATCCCCACCTTCGCTCAAGGAGTGTTCGGGACAAGTGCGGTGGTCGCCGGATTCGCACTCGCCACACTGACGATCGGCTGGCCCCTTGTCTCCGGGCAGGCCGGACGCGTGTACCTGCGATACGGCTTCCGCTTGACTGCCACTGCGGGAAGCCTGATCGTCGTGATCGGCGCAGGGCTCACCGCGACCCTGTCCCTTCACTCAGCCGTGTGGCAGGCCGCGATCTTCTGCTTCGTCATCGGCTGTGGGATCGGTCTCGTGGCCAGCCCCACCCTCATCGCCGCGCAGTCGAGCGTCGGGTGGTCGGAACGAGGTGTCGTGACCTCCACCAATATGTTCGGGCGGTCCATCGGCAGCGCTTTGGGGGTGGCGCTGTTCGGTGCGCTTGTCAACACCAGGCTCGGCGGCGCCGACAACCCCGCTCCCACCGCACTGGCAGAGGCCCTGCATTTGGTGTTCCTGGCCCTTGTCGTCGCCGCGGTCATGCTCGTTCTCGCCTCTGCGGCCATGCCGAAGTTCGCCCCGAACCCCGACTCGGCGCCGCGCGCGCCGGTGTCGAGAGGTCCGGTGTCGAGAGGTCCGCGCTGA
- a CDS encoding ABC transporter permease, whose amino-acid sequence MSVAPATSRTVWVDVSTRSARMLSRIATFCLVELQRLRHDRSELMTRAVQPILWLVIFGETFTRIHAIPTGDVPYLDYLAPGIIAQSALFIAIFYGIQIIWERDAGVLTKLLVTPTPRAALVTGKAFAAGIRAVSQAVVVVIVAALLGVGMTWNPLRLLAVVVVVVLGAAFFACLSVAIAGLVLKRDRLMGIGQAITMPLFFASNALYPVDVMPGWLQVVSHLNPLSYEVNALRGLLIGQPTNYWLDFGVLIGAAVLGIAVASALLGRLSR is encoded by the coding sequence GTGTCCGTAGCTCCCGCAACGTCGCGCACCGTCTGGGTTGACGTATCGACCCGAAGTGCGCGCATGCTCTCACGTATCGCCACGTTCTGTCTGGTCGAGTTGCAGAGGCTTCGCCATGACCGATCGGAGCTGATGACCCGAGCGGTTCAGCCGATCCTCTGGCTCGTCATCTTCGGTGAAACCTTCACCCGCATCCATGCCATTCCAACCGGCGACGTGCCCTATCTCGACTACCTCGCGCCGGGAATCATCGCTCAGTCAGCTCTTTTCATCGCCATCTTCTACGGCATCCAGATCATTTGGGAACGGGATGCGGGGGTGCTGACCAAGCTTCTCGTGACCCCCACCCCCCGAGCTGCGCTGGTGACGGGCAAAGCCTTTGCGGCAGGCATCCGTGCGGTGTCGCAGGCCGTTGTCGTCGTGATCGTGGCAGCTCTGCTCGGGGTCGGTATGACATGGAATCCGTTGCGTCTGCTGGCGGTGGTCGTCGTCGTGGTCCTGGGCGCCGCGTTCTTCGCCTGCCTGTCGGTTGCCATCGCGGGTTTGGTGCTCAAGCGCGACCGGCTGATGGGAATCGGGCAGGCCATCACCATGCCGTTGTTCTTCGCGTCGAATGCGCTGTACCCGGTGGACGTCATGCCCGGCTGGCTGCAGGTGGTCAGCCACTTGAACCCATTGAGCTACGAGGTGAATGCACTGCGGGGTCTCCTGATCGGTCAGCCCACCAACTATTGGCTCGACTTCGGCGTGCTGATCGGGGCGGCCGTGCTCGGTATCGCGGTTGCGTCGGCGCTGCTGGGCAGGTTGTCACGGTAA
- a CDS encoding D-2-hydroxyacid dehydrogenase, translated as MPNNRVDVLVASYLEPALVEKIARCDSRVRVTYAPELLPRPRWRSDHVGVPRELTVAEHDRWTSMLQTAEVMFDFDWRHPDRTLEQSPKLEWVQATSAGVGETIERFGLSYAPLTVTTASGVHADPLAEFALAGILHFTRGLPHLINDRQNRTWRKQSAPELAGSHAVILGPGKIGTRTAELLRHFSVTSTGVARNPRTDSAPFDIMTTIDQFPEHLPHADILVVSCALTGSTRGLIGRRQLDALPHGAVVVNLGRGPIIDEDALADGLSSGRLGGAVLDVTSTEPLDDDSPLWTAQNVILSPHSAANVPSENAKIVDLFIANLERHLSGDRLINEFDFDAGY; from the coding sequence GTGCCGAACAACCGGGTCGACGTGCTCGTGGCCTCATACCTCGAGCCGGCTCTGGTCGAGAAAATTGCCCGCTGCGACTCGCGGGTGCGGGTGACTTATGCGCCCGAATTGCTTCCCCGCCCTCGATGGCGCAGCGATCACGTCGGAGTGCCGCGCGAACTGACTGTAGCCGAGCACGACCGATGGACATCGATGCTGCAAACCGCCGAAGTGATGTTCGACTTCGACTGGCGCCACCCTGACCGGACGCTCGAACAGTCGCCGAAGCTGGAATGGGTTCAAGCGACATCCGCTGGCGTAGGAGAGACGATCGAACGCTTCGGATTGTCATATGCGCCGCTGACCGTGACAACAGCCTCTGGAGTCCACGCCGATCCACTCGCGGAATTCGCTCTTGCCGGCATCCTGCACTTCACACGGGGATTACCCCACTTGATCAACGATCGGCAGAACCGAACCTGGCGCAAGCAGAGCGCTCCGGAACTCGCGGGAAGCCATGCAGTTATTCTCGGCCCCGGGAAGATCGGCACTCGCACAGCGGAACTGCTCCGTCACTTCTCGGTCACATCTACCGGAGTCGCACGCAACCCACGCACCGACAGCGCTCCCTTCGACATCATGACGACCATAGATCAGTTCCCAGAACATCTACCCCATGCCGATATCCTCGTCGTCTCCTGCGCGCTCACCGGGTCGACTCGCGGGCTGATCGGGCGCCGGCAACTCGACGCCCTGCCTCACGGAGCAGTGGTCGTGAATCTCGGCCGAGGGCCGATCATCGACGAGGATGCTCTCGCGGACGGACTGTCGTCCGGGCGGCTCGGCGGTGCGGTCCTCGACGTCACCTCCACCGAACCGCTCGACGACGATTCGCCGCTGTGGACTGCCCAAAACGTCATCCTGAGCCCGCACAGTGCCGCGAACGTACCGTCGGAGAACGCGAAGATCGTCGATCTGTTCATCGCGAATCTCGAGCGGCACCTGTCCGGCGACAGGCTGATCAACGAGTTCGACTTCGACGCCGGGTATTGA
- a CDS encoding ABC transporter permease has protein sequence MSVSPATSRTVWVDASTRSARMLSRIATFCLVELQRLRHDRSELTTRTIQPILWLVIFGETFSRIRAIPTGDVPYLDYLAPGIIAQSGLFIAIFYGIQIIWERDTGVLTKLLVTPTPRAALVTGKAFAAGIRAVSQAVVVVIVAALLGVGMTWDPLRLLAVVVAVVLGAAFFACLSVAIAGVVLKRDRLLGVGQAITMPLFFASNALYPVDVMPGWLQVVSHLNPMTYEVNALRGLLIGQPTNYWLDFGVLMVAAVLGIAVASALLGRLSR, from the coding sequence ATGTCCGTATCGCCCGCAACGTCGCGCACCGTCTGGGTTGACGCATCGACCCGAAGTGCGCGCATGCTCTCACGTATCGCCACGTTCTGCCTGGTCGAGCTGCAGAGGCTTCGCCATGACCGATCGGAGCTGACGACCCGAACGATTCAGCCGATCCTCTGGCTCGTCATCTTCGGTGAAACCTTCAGCCGCATCCGTGCCATTCCAACCGGCGACGTGCCGTATCTCGACTACCTCGCGCCGGGAATCATCGCCCAGTCAGGCCTTTTCATCGCCATCTTCTACGGCATCCAGATCATCTGGGAGCGGGACACAGGGGTGCTGACCAAGCTTCTCGTGACCCCCACCCCCCGAGCCGCGCTGGTGACGGGCAAAGCCTTCGCGGCAGGCATCCGTGCGGTGTCGCAGGCCGTTGTCGTCGTGATCGTGGCAGCTCTGCTCGGGGTCGGTATGACATGGGATCCGCTACGTCTGCTGGCGGTCGTCGTCGCCGTTGTTCTGGGTGCCGCGTTCTTCGCCTGCCTGTCGGTTGCCATCGCAGGGGTGGTGCTCAAGCGCGACCGGCTGCTGGGAGTCGGGCAGGCCATCACCATGCCGTTGTTCTTCGCGTCGAACGCGCTGTACCCGGTGGACGTCATGCCCGGCTGGCTGCAGGTGGTCAGCCACCTGAACCCGATGACCTATGAAGTGAATGCCCTGCGGGGTCTCCTGATCGGTCAGCCCACCAACTACTGGCTGGACTTCGGCGTGCTCATGGTGGCCGCGGTGCTCGGTATCGCGGTCGCGTCTGCCTTGCTGGGCAGGCTGTCGCGGTAG